In Deinococcus aquaedulcis, one DNA window encodes the following:
- a CDS encoding NADAR family protein: MSPQTLYFYRTAHPFSNFHPSVFVEEEVTYHWAEQYLMARKARLFGDEATWAQILAAATPAECKALGRRVTPYDDEVWASARFAAALDMLRLKFGQNPELRNFLLNTGDAELVEASPTDRIWGIGFSESQAEGARQAWGQNLLGRALMAVRAELQPA, encoded by the coding sequence ATGAGCCCCCAGACGCTGTACTTCTACCGCACCGCCCATCCGTTCTCGAACTTTCATCCCAGCGTGTTTGTCGAAGAGGAAGTGACCTACCACTGGGCCGAGCAATACCTGATGGCCCGTAAAGCCCGGCTGTTTGGCGACGAAGCCACGTGGGCACAGATTCTCGCCGCTGCCACCCCCGCTGAGTGCAAGGCGCTGGGCCGCCGGGTCACGCCCTACGACGACGAGGTGTGGGCGAGTGCCCGTTTTGCCGCCGCCCTGGACATGCTGCGGCTGAAATTTGGTCAGAATCCAGAGCTGCGCAATTTCCTGCTGAACACTGGAGACGCTGAACTGGTGGAAGCCTCGCCCACGGACCGCATCTGGGGCATTGGCTTCTCGGAATCGCAGGCGGAGGGCGCGCGGCAGGCCTGGGGTCAGAACCTGCTGGGGCGGGCCCTCATGGCGGTGCGGGCAGAGCTGCAGCCGGCCTGA